Genomic segment of Candidatus Eremiobacteraceae bacterium:
GTTGATGAGATGATGGCGGTGAGGATGCTCAGCGTGATAAACGCGGACGATATATGCCGTCGAGAACTGATCTTGAGAAGACCCATGCAACGACCTCCGCCGATGGAAGCGGGCACGGGCGCGCGGATGCCGTGGCGCCCCGTTTCCCCATCGTATTGGCGAAGGGTGACGGTGACCCTGCGATTTGTCGATAACGCGTCTGTGCAGAGGATGGCAAACGAGCAGGCGGCCGAATTGCTTCGGCCGCCTGCTGTTTATGGTACGGATCGGCGAACGCGACTAGCTTACGATGATCACCGTGCGCATGCCGTCGAGATTGTAGTGATAGAAGCAGCCGAACATGAAGAAGCCCGGCGAACCGCTGTTGTATTTCAGAGATTTCGTACCTGGCGACAGCGGGCCAGTGCTGAACATCGGCGTGCTGATCACGGTGCCGGCGGCCGCTTGCGTAGAACTGCCGTCGAACGAACTTGGCCACGGCGCCATGCTATGTGTGGCCTTGCCTAGGAAGCTGGCAGTGTGCGGCGCCACGGTGTCGACGTTGTTGAAGACAACGGTCGTGGCTGCGGTGAGTTGCACGATCTCCGACGTGAACGACGTCTTGCCGTTGAAGTAACCTAGAATTCGCCCGTACTTCGGACTCGTTTTCGCGGCCTCGCCGGTGATCCTGACGCCGACGTGCGATGCGGCGGTTGCGTCGTCTTCGTGGAGGTCGATGCTCTGGAGCGCCGACGGTCCCGCCGCGTGCGACGCAAGATGCGACGCGGGCATGGAAGTGACGCTCTGGCTGCCACATCCCGCTAGAGCAAGCACCGCCGAAGCGAAAAGAACTTGTTTGATCCGAACAGGAAACATAAAACTCTCACCCCTATCAACTGACGAATTGAAGTAGAACCACGTTGAGTCAAACATATCACGTCGGCACGTCATATTCATTCCGACCAATGGACCAGACTGAATCTTCTTTTCAGGCGTCTTTCAGGCGGTCGTCAAAGCCGAGCGAAACGGAGTTCATGCAGTAGCGTTGACCGGTCGGTTCAGGACCATCGTCGAAGACGTGGCCCAAGTGCGAACCGCACGACTTGCAGCGCACTTCCGTGCGTGTCGTGCCGAGACTGTCGTCGACGAGCAATTCCACGGCGTCGGGCGTGAGCGGTTCGTAGAAGCTCGGCCAGCCGCAGCCGGAATCGAATTTCGTGTCGGACTTGAATAGCGGCGCGGCGCACGCGGC
This window contains:
- the msrB gene encoding peptide-methionine (R)-S-oxide reductase MsrB, with the translated sequence MPSTPTKTDAEWKRELTPEQYRVLRQAGTEPPFSGKLLHNKAEGTYSCAACAAPLFKSDTKFDSGCGWPSFYEPLTPDAVELLVDDSLGTTRTEVRCKSCGSHLGHVFDDGPEPTGQRYCMNSVSLGFDDRLKDA